The Anabas testudineus chromosome 11, fAnaTes1.2, whole genome shotgun sequence genome has a segment encoding these proteins:
- the LOC113153816 gene encoding inactive phospholipase C-like protein 2, producing MSEFGEKRSAAGPPVAGWGGAAASGGAGTSLETHQEEPVSNGNCSVSHTVKRVQNESSCESPTWEGTGSDSATKPIPRRSSLIKDGSRAGRERKKTVSFSCSLSEKKISSAADCIHSMVEGSELKKIRTNSRVYQRYYLLDTGLQALCWEPSKKESDKARIFLASVREVRTGRNTETFRTSGVYEQISEDCAFSIIYGEMYESLDLVANSAEVANIWVTGLRYLMQYGKHAVDMLASSQDSLRLCWLEQLFSSAADSHSQGNVEEGIHLQSAVGLIQSVNPGVSSGKVEQRFKELQRLRERMCGLTIDNGSGVKDHTENKKATGKNERVTKPEFIEVFHDFCTRPEIYFLLVQFSSNKEFLDTQDLMRFLEAEQGMAQVSEETSLKLIQSHEPSKKGREQRYLSLDGFTSYLTSAECHLFDREHDTVCQDMSQPLSHYYISSSHNTYLIEDQFKGPSDISGYIRALKMGCRCVEVDVWDGPDDEPVVCAGPTLSPPLSLRCVLEAIGRFAFVASEYPLIICIENHCSLLQQKVMYQHLVRILGERLYTDPPDERDSYLPSPHALRHRILIKGKKLGPGSDGGDGGVSEEDEGAEMCQRMKAANSGGTGLVGNEKDMSQKSLLSTAINQSNPPHLPPKQFQLLKELSDLVILCHSVRFTDFTTSSKSQKPWEMCSFHESLALRLASESPGDFVNHNKHFLSRVFPKPMRVDSSNMNPQDLWKCGCQIVSMNFQTAGLMMDLNTAWFRQNGNCGYVLRPAIMRQEVSYFSADTRDTVPGVSPQLLHVKVISGQNLPKPRGSGAKGDVVDPYVYVEIHGIPADCTERRTRTVTQNGDNPIFDESFEFQINLPELAMVRFVVLDDDFIGDEFIGQYTIPLECLQPGYRHVPLQFLTGEELPHAKLFVHVALTNRRGGGKPHKRGLSVRKARKGRDYTALRDLGIRAVDEVFKMAAPLLREATDLRENMQNSVAVFRELCGVSAVGNLMRCVLALSSRVSGPEGMPLLLFDLRDYYPTLEPQGPLPDVLRRVVSTYEMMVQASRAVNELSDGIYDRILHIQTTAMEFHEKLDNLAAKEGLKGRKVSRALESFSWNITILKGQTDLLQHAKAEVQENIKQVRDAALTGNLAKESLGVRRVRSQTRGQSQDDTPII from the exons ATGTCTGAAtttggagagaagaggagcgCCGCCGGTCCACCGGTTGCTGGCTGGGGGGGAGCAGCTGCGTCAGGAGGAGCCGGAACGAGCCTGGAGACGCACCAAGAAGAACCGGTGTCAAACGGAAATTGCAGCGTATCCCACACAGTGAAGAGGGTTCAAAACGAATCCAGCTGCGAGTCCCCGACGTGGGAGGGCACAGGTTCCGATTCAGCCACGAAGCCAATCCCTCGACGCAGCAGTCTGATCAAG GACGGGTCACGTGCAGGTCGGGAGAGGAAGAAGACGGTGTCCTTCAGCTGCAGCCTGTCAGAGAAGAAGATCAGCAGTGCTGCCGACTGCATACACTCCATG GTTGAGGGAAGTGAACTGAAGAAAATTCGGACCAACTCCCGTGTTTATCAGCGCTACTACCTGCTAGATACAGGTCTCCAGGCTCTCTGCTGGGAGCCATCAAAGAAGGAGTCAGACAAAGCCCGGATCTTCCTCGCCTCCGTGCGAGAG GTAAGGACAGGTCGTAACACAGAAACTTTCCGCACCAGTGGAGTTTATGAGCAGATTTCAGAGGACTGTGCCTTCTCCATCATTTATGGAGAGATGTATGAAAGCTTGGACCTGGTGGCTAACTCTGCAGAAGTGGCTAACATTTGGGTGACAGGCCTAAG GTATCTGATGCAGTACGGGAAACATGCTGTTGACATGCTCGCAAGCAGTCAGGACAGCCTCCGTCTGTGCTGGCTGGAGCAGCTGTTCTCTTCTGCTGCTGATTCGCACAGCCAGGGGAACGTTGAGGAAGGAATTCACTTGCAGTCGGCCGTCGGGTTGATACAGAGCGTGAACCCCGGGGTGAGCAGTGGCAAAGTGGAGCAGAGGTTTAAAGAGCTTCAAAGACTTAGGGAGAGGATGTGTGGGCTTACCATAGATAATGGATCTGGAGTTAAAGATCACACcgaaaacaaaaaagcaacagGAAAAAATGAGCGCGTCACCAAACCAGAGTTCATTGAGGTCTTCCATGACTTTTGCACACGTCCGGAGATCTACTTTCTGCTGGTGCAGTTCTCTAGCAACAAGGAGTTCCTGGACACTCAAGACCTGATGAGGTTCCTAGAAGCTGAGCAGGGCATGGCTCAA GTGAGTGAGGAGACTAGCTTGAAGCTCATCCAGTCACACGAGCCATCAAAGAAGGGTCGAGAGCAGCGATACCTGTCTTTGGATGGCTTCACTAGCTACCTCACTTCAGCAGAGTGCCACCTCTTTGACAGGGAGCACGACACTGTGTGCCAGGACATGTCCCAGCCTTTGTCCCACTACTATATCAGCTCCTCCCACAACACCTACCTCATAGAGGACCAGTTCAAAGGTCCCTCCGACATCTCTGGCTACATTCGGGCGCTCAAGATGGGCTGCCGATGTGTAGAGGTAGATGTTTGGGATGGCCCTGATGACGAGCCAGTGGTGTGTGCTGGACCCACCCTGTCCCCACCGTTGTCTCTGCGCTGTGTGCTAGAAGCAATCGGAAGGTTTGCATTCGTGGCTTCGGAGTATCCGTTAATTATATGTATTGAGAATCACTGTTCTCTTCTACAGCAGAAAGTCATGTACCAGCACCTTGTGAGAATACTAGGGGAGAGGTTATACACAGATCCCCCAGATGAAAGGGACTCTTACCTACCATCACCACATGCCCTACGGCATAGAATCCTAATAAAGGGTAAGAAGTTAGGACCCGGTTCTGATGGAGGAGATGGGGGCGTAagtgaggaggatgaagggGCAGAGATGTGTCAAAGGATGAAAGCAGCTAATAGTGGAGGGACAGGACTTGTAGGAAATGAGAAGGACATGTCACAGAAAAGCCTCCTTTCTACAGCCATCAATCAGTCTAATCCTCCTCATCTGCCTCCCAAACAGTTCCAGCTTTTGAAGGAGCTGTCTGACCTAGTAATTCTTTGCCACTCAGTTCGCTTTACAGACTTTACAACATCATCGAAAAGCCAAAAACCTTGGGAAATGTGTTCTTTTCATGAGTCTCTGGCTCTGCGTCTGGCTAGTGAGAGCCCCGGTGACTTTGTTAATCACAATAAGCATTTCCTGTCAAGGGTGTTCCCCAAGCCGATGCGCGTTGACTCAAGTAACATGAACCCTCAGGACCTGTGGAAGTGCGGTTGTCAGATTGTGTCTATGAATTTTCAGACAGCAGGACTGATGATGGACCTGAACACTGCCTGGTTTCGGCAGAATGGTAACTGTGGTTATGTTCTGCGGCCAGCCATCATGCGGCAGGAGGTGTCTTATTTCAGTGCCGATACCAGAGACACGGTACCTGGTGTGTCCCCGCAGCTACTCCATGTCAAG GTGATTAGTGGCCAGAACCTTCCCAAGCCGAGGGGTTCTGGGGCCAAAGGGGATGTTGTAGACCCTTATGTGTATGTTGAGATCCACGGCATCCCGGCTGACTGCACAGAACGTCGCACCAGGACGGTGACCCAAAATGGGGACAATCCTATCTTTGACGAGAGCTTTGAGTTCCAGATCAACCTGCCGGAGCTCGCCATGGTTCGCTTTGTGGTGCTGGATGATGACTTCATTGGGGATGAGTTCATAG GCCAGTATACCATCCCTCTGGAGTGTCTCCAGCCAGGTTACCGACACGTACCACTGCAGTTTCTGACAGGAGAAGAACTTCCGCATGCCAAGCTGTTCGTCCATGTGGCCCTCACTAATCGGAGAGGAGGGGGAAAGCCTCACAAAAGGGGCCTGTCTGTGCGGAAGGCCCGAAAGGGAAGAGACTACACAGCTCTGCGGGATTTAGGAATCCGGGCTGTGGATGAGGTTTTCAAGATGGCTGCCCCTCTCCTGAGAGAAGCCACTGACCTGAGGGAAAACATGCAG aaCTCAGTAGCAGTGTTCAGGGAGCTGTGTGGAGTATCGGCTGTGGGTAACCTCATGCGATGTGTACTGGCTCTGAGCTCCAGAGTGTCAGGACCAGAAGGGATGCCTTTACTACTGTTTGACCTTCGGGACTACTACCCCACCCTGGAGCCCCAGGGTCCCCTGCCTGACGTCCTTCGCAGGGTTGTCTCCACATATGAAATG atgGTCCAGGCGAGCAGAGCAGTGAACGAGCTCTCTGATGGAATCTACGATAGAATCCTGCATATACAGACAACGG CGATGGAGTTTCATGAAAAGCTAGATAACCTGGCAGCAAAGGAGGGGCTGAAAGGTCGCAAGGTCAGTCGTGCGCTGGAGAGTTTCAGCTGGAACATCACTATCCTCAAG GGCCAGACCGACCTGCTTCAGCATGCCAAGGCTGAAGTCCAGGAGAACATAAAACAGGTCCGCGATGCTGCCCTGACTGGAAACCTCGCCAAGGAGAGCCTGGGAGTGAGAAGAGTTCGCTCCCAAACGCGAGGCCAAAGTCAGGATGATACACCCATTATCTAG